The Brassica napus cultivar Da-Ae unplaced genomic scaffold, Da-Ae ScsIHWf_923;HRSCAF=1314, whole genome shotgun sequence genome window below encodes:
- the LOC125606668 gene encoding aquaporin TIP1-2 — translation MPTRNIAIGGVQEEVTHPSALRAALAEFISTLIFVFAGSGSGIAFNKLTDNGATTPSGLVAAALAHAFGLFVAVSVGANISGGHVNPAVTFGAFLGGNITLLRGLLYWIAQLLGSVVACFLLQFATGGLAVPAFGLSAGVGTLNGLVFEIVMTFGLVYTVYATAIDPKNGSLGTIAPIAIGFIVGANILAGGAFSGASMNPAVAFGPAVVSWSWSNHWIYWVGPLVGGGLAGIIYDFVYIIENGHEQLPTTDY, via the exons ATGCCGACCAGAAACATCGCCATCGGCGGAGTCCAAGAAGAAGTGACTCACCCCAGCGCACTTAGGGCGGCCCTCGCTGAGTTTATCTCGACTTTGATCTTCGTCTTCGCCGGCTCAGGCTCAGGAATCGCTTTCAACAAGCTCACTGACAATGGAGCCACCACTCCTTCAGGCCTTGTCGCCGCTGCCTTAGCTCATGCTTTCGGTCTCTTCGTCGCTGTTTCTGTCGGTGCCAACATCTCCGGTGGACACGTTAACCCTGCCGTTACCTTCGGTGCCTTCCTCGGTGGAAACATCACTCTCCTCCGTGGTCTCCTCTACTGGATTGCTCAGCTTCTTGGCTCAGTCGTCGCTTGCTTCCTCCTTCAGTTCGCCACCGGTGGCTTG GCAGTTCCAGCGTTCGGTCTCTCGGCAGGAGTTGGAACCTTAAACGGTCTCGTCTTCGAGATCGTGATGACCTTCGGGCTTGTCTACACCGTCTACGCCACAGCCATCGACCCCAAAAACGGTAGCCTCGGAACTATCGCACCCATCGCCATTGGTTTCATCGTCGGAGCTAACATCCTCGCTGGTGGAGCTTTCAGCGGAGCCTCCATGAACCCAGCCGTCGCTTTCGGACCAGCCGTCGTGAGCTGGTCATGGAGTAACCACTGGATTTACTGGGTTGGTCCTCTTGTCGGTGGTGGACTCGCCGGAATCATCTACGACTTTGTTTACATCATCGAAAACGGTCACGAGCAATTGCCCACCACTGATTACTGA
- the LOC106424822 gene encoding LOB domain-containing protein 24, which produces MNPKRCAACRYLRRRCPKDCVFSPFFPPNNPEKFACVHRIYGAGNVSKMLQQLPVQTRAEAVESLCFEATCRIEDPVYGCVGMISLLQTQIQKTERLLARTQAEITVSQIKHSQNQHSEFM; this is translated from the exons ATGAATCCTAAAAGATGTGCTGCTTGCAGATATCTGAGAAGAAGATGTCCAAAAGATTGCGTTTTCTCACCTTTTTTCCCTCCAAACAATCCTGAAAAATTTGCATGTGTCCACAGAATCTATGGtgctggaaatgtttccaaaatgcTTCAG CAACTTCCTGTTCAGACAAGAGCTGAAGCAGTGGAATCTTTATGCTTTGAAGCAACATGTAGAATTGAAGATCCTGTTTATGGATGTGTAGGGATGATTTCTTTACTCCAAACTCAAATTCAGAAAACTGAAAGGCTTTTGGCTAGAACTCAAGCTGAGATCACTGTTTCTCAAATCAAACATAGCCAAAACCAACATTCTGAGTTTATGTAA
- the LOC106402319 gene encoding probable magnesium transporter NIPA8: MGEWVIGAFINIFGSVAINFGTNLLKLGHNERERLALQDSGGGKTTLKPIIHFQTWRVGILVFLLGNCLNFISFGYAAQSLLAALGSIQFVSNIAFAYVVLNKMVTVKVLVATAFIVLGNVFLVAFGNHQSPVFTPEQLAEKYSNVTFLVYCGILIIIVAVNHFLYRKGEVLLISVPGQDISSYWKLLLPFSYAVVSGAIGSCSVLFAKSLSNLLRLAMSSSYQLHSWFTYSMLLLFLSTAGFWMTRLNEGLFLYDAILIVPMFQIAWTFFSICTGFIYFQEFQVFDALRTTMFILGMMCVFIGISLLAPDDTRGNETKDNTSSLDSIVSSEEDRLIPQSFEDGHSKDTRVAVQGMYMKAADLIAKTKAACLAALGFGEDSINASAILVMPMVSSKITGFRGNGLERAKILSMRGGSGWSKLAMQEEGTRMLEKTSHHHPSKA; the protein is encoded by the exons ATGGGAGAGTGGGTCATTGGAGCtttcatcaatatttttggAAGCGTTGCTATTAATTTCGGCACTAACCTTCTCAAATTAGGACATAACGAG AGAGAGAGGTTAGCTTTACAGGATAGTGGTGGAGGAAAGACGACGTTGAAGCCCATTATTCATTTTCAGACATGGAGAGTTG GGATCCTTGTCTTTCTTCTTGGGAATTGCCTCAATTTCATTTCCTTTGGTTATGCTGCTcag TCTCTTCTAGCAGCTCTTGGTTCTATTCAGTTTGTATCCAACATAGCCTTTGCTTATGTTGTTCTTAACAAAATGGTCACCGTTAA AGTACTTGTTGCTACGGCCTTTATAGTACTTGGAAACGTCTTCCTTGTAGCTTTTGGTAATCACCAGTCTCCAG TTTTTACACCTGAACAGTTGGCAGAGAAATACAGCAATGTTACATTCTTGGTATACTGTGGGATTTTGATTATAATCGTAGCTGTAAACCATTTCCTCTATAG GAAAGGAGAAGTGTTGTTGATATCTGTACCTGGACAAGATATTAGCTCCTATTGGAAACTGTTGCTTCCTTTCTCATATGCTGTGGTCTCCGGCGCTATAGGATCATGTTCCGTTTTATTTGCCAAGTCACT CTCAAACTTGCTGAGATTGGCCATGTCTAGTAGCTATCAATTGCACAGCTGGTTCACATACTCTATGcttcttttatttcttagtaCAGCTGGATTCTGG ATGACAAGATTGAATGAAGGGTTGTTTCTTTATGATGCAATTCTCATAGTTCCAATGTTTCAGATTGCTTGGACTTTCTTCTCCATCTGTACAGGATTCATCTACTTTCAAGAGTTTCAG gTTTTTGATGCATTAAGAACGACAATGTTCATATTAGGAATGATGTGCGTATTCATAGGCATATCGTTACTAGCACCTGATGATACAAGAGGCAACGAGACAAAAGACAACACATCATCTCTTGACTCAATAGTGTCCTCGGAAGAGGACAGGTTGATACCACAATCATTTGAAGATGGACATAGCAAAGACACAAGAGTAGCTGTACAAGGAATGTATATGAAAGCTGCTGATCTAATTGCCAAGACAAAG GCTGCTTGTTTAGCAGCATTGGGCTTTGGTGAAGACTCTATCAACGCATCTGCTATTCTTGTGATGCCGATGGTATCTTCCAAGATTACAGGGTTTAGAGGAAACGGGCTCGAGAGGGCTAAGATATTGTCCATGAGAGGAGGATCAGGATGGAGCAAACTAGCCATGCAAGAAGAAGGAACAAGAATGCTTGAAAAGACATCTCATCATCACCCTTCAAAGGCTTAA